The genomic stretch ttactatttaagaaagaatttccaaaatcaattaaattttgaagagTTAGTACCCATTGAAAAGTTCTTAAAATTGGTTTTtgcaaaatattatcaaatttgaaatctttGGAATTTCTTTTCTCATTAGTAGTTTGATCTATTGAAGCTTCCTtcattgaataattattccaaTTAGTATAAGCAAGTAGATCACAAGTCTTTATAAGGTTTAAAAGATCCAATTGATTATTATGAGCTAGTGagtaattaaaataatttgatttcacccttaaataatttaaattgaaaGGTATAGaaaaatctaatttttggaaaacaTTTGAAGAGGAATCTTTCAGAATTTGCCATACCTCCATATTAAAAGTGGTAATATTAGTAGTTGAATGATTATTTATAGTTGTTAATAAATGCTCTTCTAGATCATCAATGAAAAgttttgatattgaaatgATGGTTTCAATATTACCAAATAACAAATTTTCTTCAGTATTACTTAAATgtaaaaattgttttaaattttttctaaaattattattaactaattccaaatctttaatatagTTTATTTCtgaataatataaatttttcaaacaggtcataaaattagatttaatatctttacataatggaatttttttatttgaattagaagataATATGGAAAGTTGCGCATGAGGAGagttgatttttttaatcattGGTTGTTCTAAGTCTGTTAAGTTTAAATCTGATGGCCTTTTCTTACCTAGTGGATCTTTAGGTTTATAactataattattatacttttttaaaCTCAACATTTTCTTGGCATTattatgatattttaaatttgagtTATTAAGTGTAGTTTTAGGTAGTTTATTATCGTatttatgaaaataatcattCTTATAATCTCTAATAGGCgttaaagaatttgaagaatattGATTATAATCTTCTGCTAATTGTGATGTTTTAAACATTGTTGGATGCTTGAGATTGTCTAAGAATGTTCAGACCACACTCTGTTAAAAACGACAacaaaatacttttttgaAGAGATAGAATTATAAGCTTAAAATTGTTCATTTCCTATCCATTTATGTATAATCGAGAATCTTACCATATCAGCAAGCTATTAGTGACACaccttttatttttctgaAACATATTCTATTATGTGACATATAACAATATTTCGGagaaatttctaaaatgTTTCAAATATGTTATAGCCgtgcaaaaaaaagaaaaaaaaacaagataCAATGCAGTAAGGAATATTGTTATGAGTATGCTTTTTCGTacttatttttaaagatattttgtTTAGTTAAATTATAGAAAGATTTTGActgtttaaataataaacacACAAAGGGGAAATATACACATATAGATCGataaacatatatattgttaaattagaagaataaaaactaaataaaatgctaaattattatattatatagaaTAAAATCAACAAATTATAAGGCAATTAGTATCTTCTTTGTGGTCTGACAGTAGCAGATCTGTCTTGCATGTAAGTACCTGGAACAATGTGTTCTGGTAAATGCAAGTAATCTCTCAAGTATTCTACACCAGCTTCAGTCAAGGTGTAGTAATAGTATTGCCATGAGAATTGAGTCTTGACGTAACCCTTGGAAGTCAAAGATTGTAAAGCTTTGATAACGTACAAGTTTTTGGTGTCAATTTCTTCATGTTTTGGTTGGTTGAAGTCCTTCTTGGCAACAACAACACCTTCTGTTTAATAtgcaattaaaataaaaataatcaaagattaattttaaacaatttctGTTAGTAAACTGAGTttctattatattattgCGGGGAATTAATGTGGATAGTTAATAAATGGAACGCTGAATTGGCCACATAGTTTCCATAATGACTTCGATCTGtatctcttttttttatcaattcCACAATGTCTTGAAAAATACTCTATTGACTATAAAACCTTATCCTTTTCAATCCCATATCTTTAACAATTTCGCTGTCCATTAATAACTTGAATTCCACGACCTCTTATCCAAATCGGCTTTTTCATTCAAACATACCTTGAAACAAATATCTGTGAATCTTGTCTCTGTCTTCCTTTGGCATCAACATGTTGGCTGGATTATCTGTACTGTGCTTTCTTCTATATGATATGAGCGTAAACACTGTTTAAAAACCACCCCCAGAAATACCACTTTAACgcttatattttttcaccAACTACTAGGTCCTCATCACCACTCGGGTTACGTCCTCACGTAATTTTCTCACCTCTGTTCTCGGAGAATTCCAAGCCTGCCTAGTCGTTGTCATTTACCTCGTACTAGCtctcctcctcctcctgTAATCTTGTCCTCCTCCTGTAGTCTTTTCCTCCTGTCGTCCTGTCGTTCTCTCGACTTGGATAGTTTACTGAGTTTGCGTCTGTCTAAACTAGTAGAGATTGGGCAACAGGCTGGGAGAAATTGGCACGAGAAAATTCCGTCTCTTCGGGGGGTTTCTTTTTGGAACTTAGGCAGAGCTTTTCCGTTCTAGAAGGACCGAACACAAAATGTCTTGACGTTTGGTGCACAGGTGTAGCAGTCCGCAAAACCacaaaattttccaaatttttcagGTTTTTCAAGTTTTTCAAGTTTTTCAAACCGATTTCACTTAGATCatggaaaaaataaattcgACACAATAAGACatattaatgattcaaTGGAACACAAAAGAGTTCAATCGTATACTATATTATAGGTTATTTGTATAGCTATAGAAAACAATGATAAATTAGTGAACATTATTctcaatttgtttttaaatgaCACCAGAATCTTGAAATTACCGTTTTGATATGCTTGATTATGATTTTTGTGAATCATTCTTAGTATTGTAATTTTGCCCATTATTACTGATCAGGGGTAGTGAgcattatttaatagagTATCATACACTTTACATAATGgatgtatatttttttttattacctAGTTGTAATATTTGCCTATTTTGCTCCGATATATTTTCCTAATCTGTAAAGTGAGTCCCCTAAAAATGGAGTTTCTTTTGCCTCTTccttttttagttttaacTAGAACAAATATTGGATTAATTTCTActatagatatttatttagaatttttattaggaAAACACGATTGAAAATAGTATCCCCCAATTTACAGAGTATTCgttaaaaaaagtaaataaacGAAGTTATTGCGTAATAAATTCTAGACTGCTTTAGTTATCTTCTCCGTATTTCCACTAATATAGGTACTAACGTGCTGAcgtactttttttttaaactcTTTCATACTACATAGATTCATGcctttaaaattatttggaaGAGATCGAATATCAGTACATTATCAAGACGTCGTTCCAgctataaataatatagcTTCTCTTTCAGATAACCAATCGATAGATTCTTCCCCCATatataatgatttgaatCGTTCAGATAGCTCGATATGGTCTGAACAAAACACACCTACAAATActcataataatacaacAGCAAACGCTTTAATAATGCAGAAATTCAGTTCAATATATGAAAAGATAAGACATTATTACATTTACAAGATATCTATTATTCATTGGGTTCTCTTGACAATTTGGctctcttttctttttaaattgaCAAGAATCTATTACTCGTTATATAATAAGACAACACTCGGTGCATCAATTCTAACTAACATCATCTTATTTGGCATTTCAGATATCTTAGCTCAATCTATTAGTTGCTATTTTTCTCTACAATTAGATCCTTCTCcaagttttattaataatacttctcatcaattttttagaaCCTTAGGTATTGAAGAACTTTTCGATAGTGATGCTCAATTGACTATTCTTAATACAAATTCATTAAACAATACTGTctcaaatattgaaaataatgataatgataactATACTATTGAAGCTGATagaatatcaatatttaatgattatGCATTACCAAATGATAATGCTAATGAGCCAATGGCTCATCGTCCTTTACTTGGTCCCTTTACGGATACTCAATCTCATCCTGATTTAGAATCGGGATTGCCAGATATTACCCATAATGATTCTTTATTGGAAAATGATTTAGTTGAATCACGCGGTAATCTTTTCAAAGCTGACGTATTTGGGTTTTATAGATGGATTTGCTTCATGTTCTGGGggttttttattacatttTTCCAAGTCCCATGGtataaattcttaaatttcttcttcactGAAGATCCGACTATCGTTAAAGTCTTTGAAAGAGTCTTATCTgatcaattattatattccCCAGTCTCCTTatactattttttcaaatactCCAACTATATCATGGAACATGGTGATCATGaaacatttaaattaaagatCAAAAAGTTATACATATCAACTCTAGGTTGTAATTATATGGTTTGGCCAATggttcaatttttaaacttCTTAATTGTTCCAAAACATTTCCAAGTTCCCTTTAGTTCTTCCGTGGGGATTCTTTGGAATTGTTTCTTATCTATGAGAAACGCATCAAGCTCTTGATTATACCAATTTACTTATttagtttgtttttttttaaccaAAGGACAGCTGCAttcaacttttttttcttcttaatATACGTATTCATTCATTAGAATATACGATTATTTATAGATTTACCTTTTTTACGACTATATTTAGATACAggatctatttttttcttattatagatcttttattattacaatttatttttaaactcATATACACTTCACTTCTTAAACAACATAACTCTCGTGTTCCAAACGAAGCAagtttttatataatttactacttttcttctttttaaataaaggtttaatgaattttggAATTATATCTAGTGCCCagtaattgaaaaaaacccaaagtaaaataaaaactttaaaagTTCCACTGATCTTTGTTAATTGCAATAAACTTCCCAAGATATTATCGGGATTAATGTACATTAGTGATAAACTTATTAACAATGATAGACTAATATCGATGATAAATCCCATAttctttgatattttttctctaTAAGGTGGACCAATGGTCAATATTATTGCGAttagaatatattgaaaattagaaatgaaaaaaagtatGGTGTTATCAGAAGATTGCACGGCATTATCACCTGCAACAATTGGTTTAATATACCAATCTAAATGTTGAACAATTAACCAAGGAatgatttggaaaattaaaatgataatgatactTACTAAAAGTGGTactaatatctttaaagaAACCAAATTTGCTGATGGCCTCTTCTTAACAATTTTATGAAATGGTTTGGACCATGACATGAAAATAGCAATTGGAATAATTAgtaataaatcaatatataaaaattggaaatctCCCAAATTAGAACCCCGACCATATAAAATTgtaatggtaataaattGGATAGCCGAATATAATGTCATATACTGAAAGCATGCAAATGATGTAACTAATGAAGCTCTGCCTTCTTTAATTACATCTAAAACACAGCtgatatcaaatatttgagATGTAAAAGGAGCTGCAACAGAAGCTTCTGCTTCTGATAAAGAAATACCCACATCAGCAGACTTTAAAGCACCACAGTCATTAGCACCATCACCACAAAATCCAATAGTGTAGTCAATTTTTTGCAATTGAATCATTAACTCATGTTTCTCATCCGGCGACATTCTAGCATAAACTGAACAATTCAAAAGTATGGAATTCTTATAATCATCCGAAAATTGGATATCTCTCTCATTACCAAAAATTATCCTGAAAATATCACCCGATGCAGCCAAGGTATAATCTTGATCACCATTTATTGGCTTTAACGTTTTACTATCTAAGATATTATCAGGATCATCAATCTCAGCCCACTTTATTGGATATTGgtttgtaataaaattatcttcaaatataCTTGGTATGTAAACATTTTTCTCTTGGATTAATTCAGATTCCTTACCGACAGATATTGCAGTAAGAATATTATCCCCTGTGCACATTATAGTTCGAATATTTGCACGATGCAACTCATTCAGTGTTGGCTTGGAAGCTTCCTTCAATTTATTCTCAAATACAATAAACCCTAAAAATTCCAAGTTTGATTCGACCTCCTCTCGCTTAACTTTTTGAGTATATAACcaagtatttttttgtaaccTTTTGCCAGCACATGCAATCACTCTATATCCATTATGTGTATACAATTGTAGCATATCTTCATAATCCGTTGGTATTGTACTTCTATCACAAATATCATACATGACCTCTGGTGCACCTTTAGTAAATGCCCAATAAGAATCTGAACAGCTTGGCTTTACGATAACGCTCATATATCTCAG from Henningerozyma blattae CBS 6284 chromosome 4, complete genome encodes the following:
- the RPS10A gene encoding 40S ribosomal protein eS10 (similar to Saccharomyces cerevisiae RPS10B (YMR230W) and RPS10A (YOR293W); ancestral locus Anc_8.760), with product MPKEDRDKIHRYLFQEGVVVAKKDFNQPKHEEIDTKNLYVIKALQSLTSKGYVKTQFSWQYYYYTLTEAGVEYLRDYLHLPEHIVPGTYMQDRSATVRPQRRY
- the TBLA0D00940 gene encoding uncharacterized protein (similar to Saccharomyces cerevisiae YOR292C; ancestral locus Anc_8.759), encoding MPLKLFGRDRISVHYQDVVPAINNIASLSDNQSIDSSPIYNDLNRSDSSIWSEQNTPTNTHNNTTANALIMQKFSSIYEKIRHYYIYKISIIHWVLLTIWLSFLFKLTRIYYSLYNKTTLGASILTNIILFGISDILAQSISCYFSLQLDPSPSFINNTSHQFFRTLGIEELFDSDAQLTILNTNSLNNTVSNIENNDNDNYTIEADRISIFNDYALPNDNANEPMAHRPLLGPFTDTQSHPDLESGLPDITHNDSLLENDLVESRGNLFKADVFGFYRWICFMFWGFFITFFQVPWYKFLNFFFTEDPTIVKVFERVLSDQLLYSPVSLYYFFKYSNYIMEHGDHETFKLKIKKLYISTLGCNYMVWPMVQFLNFLIVPKHFQVPFSSSVGILWNCFLSMRNASSS